Proteins encoded by one window of Macaca fascicularis isolate 582-1 chromosome 10, T2T-MFA8v1.1:
- the SGSM3 gene encoding small G protein signaling modulator 3 isoform X19 gives MMRPLLPSRLRRTCCAPCPATPASPAWAASGCPACAGCSGPWPGSTQRSATARALVAACLLLFLEEEDTFWMMCAIIEDLLPASYFSTTLLGVQTDQRVLRHLIVQYLPRLDKLLQEHDIELSLITLHWFLTAFASVVDIKLLLRIWDLFFYEGSRVLFQLTLGMLHLKEEELIQSENSASIFNTLSDIPSQMEDAELLLGVAMRLAGSLTDVAVETQRRKHLAYLIADQGQLLGTGTLTNLSQVVRRRTQRRKSTITALLFGEDDLEALKAKNIKQTELVADLREAILRVARHFQCADPKNCSVELTPDYSMESHQRDHENYVACSRGHRRRAKALLDFERHDDDELGFRKNDIITIVSQKDEHCWVGELNGLRGWFPAKFVEVLDERSKEYSIAGDDSVTEGVTDLVRGTLCPALKALFEHGLKKPSLLGGACHPWLFIEEAAGREVERDFASVYSRLVLCKTFRLDEDGKVLTPEELLYRAVQSVNVSHDAVHAQMDVKLRSLICVGLNEQVLHLWLEVLCSSLPTVEKWYQPWSFLRSPGWVQIKCELRVLCCFAFSLSQDWELPAKREAQQPLKEGVRDMLVKHHLFSWDVDG, from the exons ATGATGAGACCCTTGCTGCCAAGCAG ATTGAGAAGGACCTGCTGCGCACCATGCCCAGCAACGCCTGCTTCGCCAGCATGGGCAGCATCGGGGTGCCCCGCCTGCGCAGGGTGCTCCGGGCCCTGGCCTGGCTCTACCCAGAGATCGGCTACTGCCAGGGCACTG GTGGCTGCCTGCCTCCTGCtgttcctggaggaggaggacacCTTCTGGATGATGTGCGCCATCATCGAGGACCTGCTCCCCGCCTCCTACTTCAGCACCACCCTGCTGGGCGTCCAGACTGACCAGCGGGTCCTGCGCCACCTCATTGTCCAGTACCTGCCGCGCCTGGACAAGCTGCTCCAGGAGCATGACATCG AGCTGTCCCTGATCACACTGCACTGGTTCCTCACGGCCTTCGCCAGCGTGGTGGACATCAAGCTGCTTCTGCGCATCTGGGACCTGTTTTTCTATGAGGGCTCCCGGGTGCTGTTCCAGCTCACGTTGGGCATGCTGCACCTCAAG GAAGAAGAGTTGATCCAGTCAGAGAACTCAGCCTCCATCTTCAACACGCTATCAGATATCCCGTCGCAGATGGAGGACGCGGAGCTGCTTCTGGGGGTGGCCATGCGGCTGGCCGGCTCCCTCACCGACGTGGCTGTGGAGACTCAGCGCCGCAAGCACCTGGCCTATCTCATTGCAGACCAGGGTCAGCTCCTGGGGACCGGCACCCTCACCAACCTCTCTCAG GTTGTTCGCCGCAGGACCCAGCGGAGGAAGTCCACCATCACTGCTCTGCTCTTCG GGGAGGATGACCTGGAGGCACTCAAGGCCAAGAACATCAAGCAGACGGAACTGGTGGCTGACCTCCGGGAAGCCATCCTGCGCGTGGCGCGTCACTTCCAGTGCGCAGACCCCAAAAACTGCAGCGTG GAGCTGACTCCAGACTACAGCATGGAGAGCCACCAGCGGGACCACGAGAACTACGTGGCATGTTCACGCGGCCACCGGCGCCGAGCCAAGGCCCTGCTGGACTTCGAGCGGCACGACGACGACGAGCTGGGCTTCCGCAAGAACGACATCATCACA ATCGTGTCTCAGAAGGACGAGCACTGCTGGGTGGGGGAGCTCAACGGCCTTCGAG GCTGGTTTCCAGCCAAGTTTGTGGAAGTCCTGGATGAGCGCAGCAAAGAG TATTCCATCGCGGGGGACGACTCAGTGACGGAGGGGGTCACAGACCTCGTGCGAGGGACCCTCTGCCCGGCCCTTAAGGCCCTGTTCGAACATGGACTGAAGAAGCCATCCCTGCTTGGGGGCGCCTGCCACCCCTGGCTGTTTATAGAGGAG GCTGCAGGCCGGGAGGTCGAGAGAGATTTTGCCTCCGTGTATTCCCGCCTGGTGCTCTGTAAGACCTTCAG GTTGGACGAAGATGGCAAGGTCCTGACCCCGGAGGAGCTGCTCTACCGG GCTGTGCAGTCTGTGAACGTGAGCCATGATGCAGTGCACGCACAAATGGACGTGAAGCTCCGCTCACTGATCTGCGTGGGGCTCAA TGAGCAGGTGCTGCACCTGTGGCTGGAGGTGCTCTGCTCCAGCCTGCCCACCGTGGAGAAGTGGTACCAGCCCTGGTCCTTCCTGCGCAGCCCGGGCTGGGTCCAGATCAAGTGTGAGCTCCG AGTCCTCTGCTGCTTTGCCTTCAGCCTCTCCCAGGACTGGGAACTCCCTGCGAAGAGAGAG
- the SGSM3 gene encoding small G protein signaling modulator 3 isoform X11: MSEGGEPGSSLLASSPLLEDAPQRLRWQAHLEFTHNHDVGDLTWDKIAVSLPRSEKLRSLVLAGIPHGMRPQLWMRLSGALQKKRNSELSYREIVKNSSNDETLAAKQIEKDLLRTMPSNACFASMGSIGVPRLRRVLRALAWLYPEIGYCQGTGMVAACLLLFLEEEDTFWMMCAIIEDLLPASYFSTTLLGVQTDQRVLRHLIVQYLPRLDKLLQEHDIELSLITLHWFLTAFASVVDIKLLLRIWDLFFYEGSRVLFQLTLGMLHLKEEELIQSENSASIFNTLSDIPSQMEDAELLLGVAMRLAGSLTDVAVETQRRKHLAYLIADQGQLLGTGTLTNLSQVVRRRTQRRKSTITALLFGEDDLEALKAKNIKQTELVADLREAILRVARHFQCADPKNCSVELTPDYSMESHQRDHENYVACSRGHRRRAKALLDFERHDDDELGFRKNDIITVRGGAGLQIVSQKDEHCWVGELNGLRGWFPAKFVEVLDERSKEYSIAGDDSVTEGVTDLVRGTLCPALKALFEHGLKKPSLLGGACHPWLFIEEAAGREVERDFASVYSRLVLCKTFRLDEDGKVLTPEELLYRAVQSVNVSHDAVHAQMDVKLRSLICVGLNEQVLHLWLEVLCSSLPTVEKWYQPWSFLRSPGWVQIKCELRVLCCFAFSLSQDWELPAKREAQQPLKEGVRDMLVKHHLFSWDVDG; the protein is encoded by the exons ATGTCAG AAGGTGGTGAGCCTGGCTCTAGTCTGCTGGCGAGCTCCCCGCTGCTGGAGGATGCTCCACAGAGGCTGCGGTGGCAGGCCCACCTGGAGTTCACCCATAACCACGATGTGGGGGATCTCACCTGGGACAAGATTGCAGTCTCTCTGCCCCGCTCTGAGAAGCTCCGTTCCCTGGTGCTGGCCGGCATCCCACATGGCATGAGGCCACAG CTATGGATGCGGCTCTCTGGGGCCCTGCAGAAGAAGAGGAACTCCGAGCTGTCCTACCGCGAGATTGTGAAGAACAGCTCCAATGATGAGACCCTTGCTGCCAAGCAG ATTGAGAAGGACCTGCTGCGCACCATGCCCAGCAACGCCTGCTTCGCCAGCATGGGCAGCATCGGGGTGCCCCGCCTGCGCAGGGTGCTCCGGGCCCTGGCCTGGCTCTACCCAGAGATCGGCTACTGCCAGGGCACTGGTATG GTGGCTGCCTGCCTCCTGCtgttcctggaggaggaggacacCTTCTGGATGATGTGCGCCATCATCGAGGACCTGCTCCCCGCCTCCTACTTCAGCACCACCCTGCTGGGCGTCCAGACTGACCAGCGGGTCCTGCGCCACCTCATTGTCCAGTACCTGCCGCGCCTGGACAAGCTGCTCCAGGAGCATGACATCG AGCTGTCCCTGATCACACTGCACTGGTTCCTCACGGCCTTCGCCAGCGTGGTGGACATCAAGCTGCTTCTGCGCATCTGGGACCTGTTTTTCTATGAGGGCTCCCGGGTGCTGTTCCAGCTCACGTTGGGCATGCTGCACCTCAAG GAAGAAGAGTTGATCCAGTCAGAGAACTCAGCCTCCATCTTCAACACGCTATCAGATATCCCGTCGCAGATGGAGGACGCGGAGCTGCTTCTGGGGGTGGCCATGCGGCTGGCCGGCTCCCTCACCGACGTGGCTGTGGAGACTCAGCGCCGCAAGCACCTGGCCTATCTCATTGCAGACCAGGGTCAGCTCCTGGGGACCGGCACCCTCACCAACCTCTCTCAG GTTGTTCGCCGCAGGACCCAGCGGAGGAAGTCCACCATCACTGCTCTGCTCTTCG GGGAGGATGACCTGGAGGCACTCAAGGCCAAGAACATCAAGCAGACGGAACTGGTGGCTGACCTCCGGGAAGCCATCCTGCGCGTGGCGCGTCACTTCCAGTGCGCAGACCCCAAAAACTGCAGCGTG GAGCTGACTCCAGACTACAGCATGGAGAGCCACCAGCGGGACCACGAGAACTACGTGGCATGTTCACGCGGCCACCGGCGCCGAGCCAAGGCCCTGCTGGACTTCGAGCGGCACGACGACGACGAGCTGGGCTTCCGCAAGAACGACATCATCACAGTGCGTGGGGGCGCTGGACTACAG ATCGTGTCTCAGAAGGACGAGCACTGCTGGGTGGGGGAGCTCAACGGCCTTCGAG GCTGGTTTCCAGCCAAGTTTGTGGAAGTCCTGGATGAGCGCAGCAAAGAG TATTCCATCGCGGGGGACGACTCAGTGACGGAGGGGGTCACAGACCTCGTGCGAGGGACCCTCTGCCCGGCCCTTAAGGCCCTGTTCGAACATGGACTGAAGAAGCCATCCCTGCTTGGGGGCGCCTGCCACCCCTGGCTGTTTATAGAGGAG GCTGCAGGCCGGGAGGTCGAGAGAGATTTTGCCTCCGTGTATTCCCGCCTGGTGCTCTGTAAGACCTTCAG GTTGGACGAAGATGGCAAGGTCCTGACCCCGGAGGAGCTGCTCTACCGG GCTGTGCAGTCTGTGAACGTGAGCCATGATGCAGTGCACGCACAAATGGACGTGAAGCTCCGCTCACTGATCTGCGTGGGGCTCAA TGAGCAGGTGCTGCACCTGTGGCTGGAGGTGCTCTGCTCCAGCCTGCCCACCGTGGAGAAGTGGTACCAGCCCTGGTCCTTCCTGCGCAGCCCGGGCTGGGTCCAGATCAAGTGTGAGCTCCG AGTCCTCTGCTGCTTTGCCTTCAGCCTCTCCCAGGACTGGGAACTCCCTGCGAAGAGAGAG
- the SGSM3 gene encoding small G protein signaling modulator 3 isoform X7 produces MSEGGEPGSSLLASSPLLEDAPQRLRWQAHLEFTHNHDVGDLTWDKIAVSLPRSEKLRSLVLAGIPHGMRPQLWMRLSGALQKKRNSELSYREIVKNSSNDETLAAKQGVTRSCCCGCQWLPDRLRRTCCAPCPATPASPAWAASGCPACAGCSGPWPGSTQRSATARALVAACLLLFLEEEDTFWMMCAIIEDLLPASYFSTTLLGVQTDQRVLRHLIVQYLPRLDKLLQEHDIELSLITLHWFLTAFASVVDIKLLLRIWDLFFYEGSRVLFQLTLGMLHLKEEELIQSENSASIFNTLSDIPSQMEDAELLLGVAMRLAGSLTDVAVETQRRKHLAYLIADQGQLLGTGTLTNLSQVVRRRTQRRKSTITALLFGEDDLEALKAKNIKQTELVADLREAILRVARHFQCADPKNCSVELTPDYSMESHQRDHENYVACSRGHRRRAKALLDFERHDDDELGFRKNDIITVRGGAGLQIVSQKDEHCWVGELNGLRGWFPAKFVEVLDERSKEYSIAGDDSVTEGVTDLVRGTLCPALKALFEHGLKKPSLLGGACHPWLFIEEAAGREVERDFASVYSRLVLCKTFRLDEDGKVLTPEELLYRAVQSVNVSHDAVHAQMDVKLRSLICVGLNEQVLHLWLEVLCSSLPTVEKWYQPWSFLRSPGWVQIKCELRVLCCFAFSLSQDWELPAKREAQQPLKEGVRDMLVKHHLFSWDVDG; encoded by the exons ATGTCAG AAGGTGGTGAGCCTGGCTCTAGTCTGCTGGCGAGCTCCCCGCTGCTGGAGGATGCTCCACAGAGGCTGCGGTGGCAGGCCCACCTGGAGTTCACCCATAACCACGATGTGGGGGATCTCACCTGGGACAAGATTGCAGTCTCTCTGCCCCGCTCTGAGAAGCTCCGTTCCCTGGTGCTGGCCGGCATCCCACATGGCATGAGGCCACAG CTATGGATGCGGCTCTCTGGGGCCCTGCAGAAGAAGAGGAACTCCGAGCTGTCCTACCGCGAGATTGTGAAGAACAGCTCCAATGATGAGACCCTTGCTGCCAAGCAG GGTGTCACAAGGTCTTGTTGTTGTGGGTGCCAATGGCTGCCGGACAGATTGAGAAGGACCTGCTGCGCACCATGCCCAGCAACGCCTGCTTCGCCAGCATGGGCAGCATCGGGGTGCCCCGCCTGCGCAGGGTGCTCCGGGCCCTGGCCTGGCTCTACCCAGAGATCGGCTACTGCCAGGGCACTG GTGGCTGCCTGCCTCCTGCtgttcctggaggaggaggacacCTTCTGGATGATGTGCGCCATCATCGAGGACCTGCTCCCCGCCTCCTACTTCAGCACCACCCTGCTGGGCGTCCAGACTGACCAGCGGGTCCTGCGCCACCTCATTGTCCAGTACCTGCCGCGCCTGGACAAGCTGCTCCAGGAGCATGACATCG AGCTGTCCCTGATCACACTGCACTGGTTCCTCACGGCCTTCGCCAGCGTGGTGGACATCAAGCTGCTTCTGCGCATCTGGGACCTGTTTTTCTATGAGGGCTCCCGGGTGCTGTTCCAGCTCACGTTGGGCATGCTGCACCTCAAG GAAGAAGAGTTGATCCAGTCAGAGAACTCAGCCTCCATCTTCAACACGCTATCAGATATCCCGTCGCAGATGGAGGACGCGGAGCTGCTTCTGGGGGTGGCCATGCGGCTGGCCGGCTCCCTCACCGACGTGGCTGTGGAGACTCAGCGCCGCAAGCACCTGGCCTATCTCATTGCAGACCAGGGTCAGCTCCTGGGGACCGGCACCCTCACCAACCTCTCTCAG GTTGTTCGCCGCAGGACCCAGCGGAGGAAGTCCACCATCACTGCTCTGCTCTTCG GGGAGGATGACCTGGAGGCACTCAAGGCCAAGAACATCAAGCAGACGGAACTGGTGGCTGACCTCCGGGAAGCCATCCTGCGCGTGGCGCGTCACTTCCAGTGCGCAGACCCCAAAAACTGCAGCGTG GAGCTGACTCCAGACTACAGCATGGAGAGCCACCAGCGGGACCACGAGAACTACGTGGCATGTTCACGCGGCCACCGGCGCCGAGCCAAGGCCCTGCTGGACTTCGAGCGGCACGACGACGACGAGCTGGGCTTCCGCAAGAACGACATCATCACAGTGCGTGGGGGCGCTGGACTACAG ATCGTGTCTCAGAAGGACGAGCACTGCTGGGTGGGGGAGCTCAACGGCCTTCGAG GCTGGTTTCCAGCCAAGTTTGTGGAAGTCCTGGATGAGCGCAGCAAAGAG TATTCCATCGCGGGGGACGACTCAGTGACGGAGGGGGTCACAGACCTCGTGCGAGGGACCCTCTGCCCGGCCCTTAAGGCCCTGTTCGAACATGGACTGAAGAAGCCATCCCTGCTTGGGGGCGCCTGCCACCCCTGGCTGTTTATAGAGGAG GCTGCAGGCCGGGAGGTCGAGAGAGATTTTGCCTCCGTGTATTCCCGCCTGGTGCTCTGTAAGACCTTCAG GTTGGACGAAGATGGCAAGGTCCTGACCCCGGAGGAGCTGCTCTACCGG GCTGTGCAGTCTGTGAACGTGAGCCATGATGCAGTGCACGCACAAATGGACGTGAAGCTCCGCTCACTGATCTGCGTGGGGCTCAA TGAGCAGGTGCTGCACCTGTGGCTGGAGGTGCTCTGCTCCAGCCTGCCCACCGTGGAGAAGTGGTACCAGCCCTGGTCCTTCCTGCGCAGCCCGGGCTGGGTCCAGATCAAGTGTGAGCTCCG AGTCCTCTGCTGCTTTGCCTTCAGCCTCTCCCAGGACTGGGAACTCCCTGCGAAGAGAGAG
- the SGSM3 gene encoding small G protein signaling modulator 3 isoform X20 has translation MAAGQIEKDLLRTMPSNACFASMGSIGVPRLRRVLRALAWLYPEIGYCQGTGMVAACLLLFLEEEDTFWMMCAIIEDLLPASYFSTTLLGVQTDQRVLRHLIVQYLPRLDKLLQEHDIELSLITLHWFLTAFASVVDIKLLLRIWDLFFYEGSRVLFQLTLGMLHLKEEELIQSENSASIFNTLSDIPSQMEDAELLLGVAMRLAGSLTDVAVETQRRKHLAYLIADQGQLLGTGTLTNLSQVVRRRTQRRKSTITALLFGEDDLEALKAKNIKQTELVADLREAILRVARHFQCADPKNCSVELTPDYSMESHQRDHENYVACSRGHRRRAKALLDFERHDDDELGFRKNDIITIVSQKDEHCWVGELNGLRGWFPAKFVEVLDERSKEYSIAGDDSVTEGVTDLVRGTLCPALKALFEHGLKKPSLLGGACHPWLFIEEAAGREVERDFASVYSRLVLCKTFRLDEDGKVLTPEELLYRAVQSVNVSHDAVHAQMDVKLRSLICVGLNEQVLHLWLEVLCSSLPTVEKWYQPWSFLRSPGWVQIKCELRVLCCFAFSLSQDWELPAKREAQQPLKEGVRDMLVKHHLFSWDVDG, from the exons ATGGCTGCCGGACAGATTGAGAAGGACCTGCTGCGCACCATGCCCAGCAACGCCTGCTTCGCCAGCATGGGCAGCATCGGGGTGCCCCGCCTGCGCAGGGTGCTCCGGGCCCTGGCCTGGCTCTACCCAGAGATCGGCTACTGCCAGGGCACTGGTATG GTGGCTGCCTGCCTCCTGCtgttcctggaggaggaggacacCTTCTGGATGATGTGCGCCATCATCGAGGACCTGCTCCCCGCCTCCTACTTCAGCACCACCCTGCTGGGCGTCCAGACTGACCAGCGGGTCCTGCGCCACCTCATTGTCCAGTACCTGCCGCGCCTGGACAAGCTGCTCCAGGAGCATGACATCG AGCTGTCCCTGATCACACTGCACTGGTTCCTCACGGCCTTCGCCAGCGTGGTGGACATCAAGCTGCTTCTGCGCATCTGGGACCTGTTTTTCTATGAGGGCTCCCGGGTGCTGTTCCAGCTCACGTTGGGCATGCTGCACCTCAAG GAAGAAGAGTTGATCCAGTCAGAGAACTCAGCCTCCATCTTCAACACGCTATCAGATATCCCGTCGCAGATGGAGGACGCGGAGCTGCTTCTGGGGGTGGCCATGCGGCTGGCCGGCTCCCTCACCGACGTGGCTGTGGAGACTCAGCGCCGCAAGCACCTGGCCTATCTCATTGCAGACCAGGGTCAGCTCCTGGGGACCGGCACCCTCACCAACCTCTCTCAG GTTGTTCGCCGCAGGACCCAGCGGAGGAAGTCCACCATCACTGCTCTGCTCTTCG GGGAGGATGACCTGGAGGCACTCAAGGCCAAGAACATCAAGCAGACGGAACTGGTGGCTGACCTCCGGGAAGCCATCCTGCGCGTGGCGCGTCACTTCCAGTGCGCAGACCCCAAAAACTGCAGCGTG GAGCTGACTCCAGACTACAGCATGGAGAGCCACCAGCGGGACCACGAGAACTACGTGGCATGTTCACGCGGCCACCGGCGCCGAGCCAAGGCCCTGCTGGACTTCGAGCGGCACGACGACGACGAGCTGGGCTTCCGCAAGAACGACATCATCACA ATCGTGTCTCAGAAGGACGAGCACTGCTGGGTGGGGGAGCTCAACGGCCTTCGAG GCTGGTTTCCAGCCAAGTTTGTGGAAGTCCTGGATGAGCGCAGCAAAGAG TATTCCATCGCGGGGGACGACTCAGTGACGGAGGGGGTCACAGACCTCGTGCGAGGGACCCTCTGCCCGGCCCTTAAGGCCCTGTTCGAACATGGACTGAAGAAGCCATCCCTGCTTGGGGGCGCCTGCCACCCCTGGCTGTTTATAGAGGAG GCTGCAGGCCGGGAGGTCGAGAGAGATTTTGCCTCCGTGTATTCCCGCCTGGTGCTCTGTAAGACCTTCAG GTTGGACGAAGATGGCAAGGTCCTGACCCCGGAGGAGCTGCTCTACCGG GCTGTGCAGTCTGTGAACGTGAGCCATGATGCAGTGCACGCACAAATGGACGTGAAGCTCCGCTCACTGATCTGCGTGGGGCTCAA TGAGCAGGTGCTGCACCTGTGGCTGGAGGTGCTCTGCTCCAGCCTGCCCACCGTGGAGAAGTGGTACCAGCCCTGGTCCTTCCTGCGCAGCCCGGGCTGGGTCCAGATCAAGTGTGAGCTCCG AGTCCTCTGCTGCTTTGCCTTCAGCCTCTCCCAGGACTGGGAACTCCCTGCGAAGAGAGAG
- the SGSM3 gene encoding small G protein signaling modulator 3 isoform X18, whose amino-acid sequence MAAGQIEKDLLRTMPSNACFASMGSIGVPRLRRVLRALAWLYPEIGYCQGTGMVAACLLLFLEEEDTFWMMCAIIEDLLPASYFSTTLLGVQTDQRVLRHLIVQYLPRLDKLLQEHDIELSLITLHWFLTAFASVVDIKLLLRIWDLFFYEGSRVLFQLTLGMLHLKEEELIQSENSASIFNTLSDIPSQMEDAELLLGVAMRLAGSLTDVAVETQRRKHLAYLIADQGQLLGTGTLTNLSQVVRRRTQRRKSTITALLFGEDDLEALKAKNIKQTELVADLREAILRVARHFQCADPKNCSVELTPDYSMESHQRDHENYVACSRGHRRRAKALLDFERHDDDELGFRKNDIITVRGGAGLQIVSQKDEHCWVGELNGLRGWFPAKFVEVLDERSKEYSIAGDDSVTEGVTDLVRGTLCPALKALFEHGLKKPSLLGGACHPWLFIEEAAGREVERDFASVYSRLVLCKTFRLDEDGKVLTPEELLYRAVQSVNVSHDAVHAQMDVKLRSLICVGLNEQVLHLWLEVLCSSLPTVEKWYQPWSFLRSPGWVQIKCELRVLCCFAFSLSQDWELPAKREAQQPLKEGVRDMLVKHHLFSWDVDG is encoded by the exons ATGGCTGCCGGACAGATTGAGAAGGACCTGCTGCGCACCATGCCCAGCAACGCCTGCTTCGCCAGCATGGGCAGCATCGGGGTGCCCCGCCTGCGCAGGGTGCTCCGGGCCCTGGCCTGGCTCTACCCAGAGATCGGCTACTGCCAGGGCACTGGTATG GTGGCTGCCTGCCTCCTGCtgttcctggaggaggaggacacCTTCTGGATGATGTGCGCCATCATCGAGGACCTGCTCCCCGCCTCCTACTTCAGCACCACCCTGCTGGGCGTCCAGACTGACCAGCGGGTCCTGCGCCACCTCATTGTCCAGTACCTGCCGCGCCTGGACAAGCTGCTCCAGGAGCATGACATCG AGCTGTCCCTGATCACACTGCACTGGTTCCTCACGGCCTTCGCCAGCGTGGTGGACATCAAGCTGCTTCTGCGCATCTGGGACCTGTTTTTCTATGAGGGCTCCCGGGTGCTGTTCCAGCTCACGTTGGGCATGCTGCACCTCAAG GAAGAAGAGTTGATCCAGTCAGAGAACTCAGCCTCCATCTTCAACACGCTATCAGATATCCCGTCGCAGATGGAGGACGCGGAGCTGCTTCTGGGGGTGGCCATGCGGCTGGCCGGCTCCCTCACCGACGTGGCTGTGGAGACTCAGCGCCGCAAGCACCTGGCCTATCTCATTGCAGACCAGGGTCAGCTCCTGGGGACCGGCACCCTCACCAACCTCTCTCAG GTTGTTCGCCGCAGGACCCAGCGGAGGAAGTCCACCATCACTGCTCTGCTCTTCG GGGAGGATGACCTGGAGGCACTCAAGGCCAAGAACATCAAGCAGACGGAACTGGTGGCTGACCTCCGGGAAGCCATCCTGCGCGTGGCGCGTCACTTCCAGTGCGCAGACCCCAAAAACTGCAGCGTG GAGCTGACTCCAGACTACAGCATGGAGAGCCACCAGCGGGACCACGAGAACTACGTGGCATGTTCACGCGGCCACCGGCGCCGAGCCAAGGCCCTGCTGGACTTCGAGCGGCACGACGACGACGAGCTGGGCTTCCGCAAGAACGACATCATCACAGTGCGTGGGGGCGCTGGACTACAG ATCGTGTCTCAGAAGGACGAGCACTGCTGGGTGGGGGAGCTCAACGGCCTTCGAG GCTGGTTTCCAGCCAAGTTTGTGGAAGTCCTGGATGAGCGCAGCAAAGAG TATTCCATCGCGGGGGACGACTCAGTGACGGAGGGGGTCACAGACCTCGTGCGAGGGACCCTCTGCCCGGCCCTTAAGGCCCTGTTCGAACATGGACTGAAGAAGCCATCCCTGCTTGGGGGCGCCTGCCACCCCTGGCTGTTTATAGAGGAG GCTGCAGGCCGGGAGGTCGAGAGAGATTTTGCCTCCGTGTATTCCCGCCTGGTGCTCTGTAAGACCTTCAG GTTGGACGAAGATGGCAAGGTCCTGACCCCGGAGGAGCTGCTCTACCGG GCTGTGCAGTCTGTGAACGTGAGCCATGATGCAGTGCACGCACAAATGGACGTGAAGCTCCGCTCACTGATCTGCGTGGGGCTCAA TGAGCAGGTGCTGCACCTGTGGCTGGAGGTGCTCTGCTCCAGCCTGCCCACCGTGGAGAAGTGGTACCAGCCCTGGTCCTTCCTGCGCAGCCCGGGCTGGGTCCAGATCAAGTGTGAGCTCCG AGTCCTCTGCTGCTTTGCCTTCAGCCTCTCCCAGGACTGGGAACTCCCTGCGAAGAGAGAG